AGGAGTGCCCCTCGACCCGAACTCACCGCTCGTTCCGCGCAGCGATATCTATCTCTATCGCGATCCACCGCTCGAACCCGTCGTGCCGTTCCCGATCGACATCCTCCACCACGACCGAGACCTGCTGGTCATCGACAAGCCGCATTTTCTGGCGACGATGCCCCGTGGGGCGTACATCGCCAGGTCCGCGCTCGTTCTACTGCGCCGAGAGCTGGGTCTACCCGACCTGAGCCCCGCCCATCGCCTCGACCGCCTGACCGCGGGAGTGCTGATCTTCACCGTCCGCCCCGAAGTTCGCCGTGCCTATCAGGAATTGTTCGCGCAGCGGGTCGTGACGAAGGTCTATCACGCCGTGGCACGATTCGATCCGGCGCTCGAGCTTCCACTCACGCTGCGTAGTCGAATGATCAAGGTACGCGGCGTACTTCGCGCCGAAGAAGTCCCTGGCGAACCGAATGCCGAAACGCATGTCGAGCTCACCGACCACAACCTCCGTCACGGTCTCTACACTCTGCGACCCACCACCGGACGCACACATCAACTGCGCCTTCACATGAACTCGTTGGGGGTGCCGATTCTGGGTGACAACTTCTACCCCGATTTCTACGACGTCGCCGGTGACGACTATTCGCATCCGCTGCAGCTGCTGGCTCGATCGATCGAGTTCCGAGATCCGTTCACCGAGACGATTCGAACTTTCGCCAGTACTCGCACACTCGAACTCCCTAGCGGGGCATAGAGAGAAAATCGCCGTGTGCGGCATTCTCCTCGGCAATCTCCGCCGTCCGAACGTTGATTCGATGTGAAAACACTGCCAGCGCCAGCAATCCGATCGCGACGCTGGCCAGCGCACTGAATCCCTCCTGAGCAAAGTCGACCAACGCGTTCAACAGCGTGAAGATCAAGGCCGCGATGCGAAGCAGGTGCAGTGGCCACAATTTTCCTCGACGAAGCCGAATCGCCGACGGCAATGCGAGCGAAAAGGTCAGCACGGAGGACACGAACAGGATTCCGCTCGCTACCCCCATACCCTCGATCTCGATATTCATGTCGCGAGTATCGAGATGGAGATTCCCGAGAACCAACTCGACGATCCCGAAGACCACACCCAGGAATGACACGAGGGTCATGCCCCACGCAAAAACGGGCACCCATCGAGGGCTCTTGAAGAACTTCGGGATCAAGCGAGGCGCGAACTGCTGGGCGTCGTACAGGCGTGCCGATCCGGTCCTGCAGTTCTCGAGAAGAAGTCGGAGCCCGGCGATGGTCGCGGCATCCTCGCCCTCCGCCTCTGCCCGGTCGACCATCCGCAGAGCCCACGCACGCCGGTGGTCCGGCAATCCGTGTGCGATGCCATGCGCGGCTATCAGTGCCGCATTGGTCAACGTCTCCTGATGCGACGGACGTCGAATGTCGCGCACGATTCGATTGCCCACGAGGACGACGACGACGAGCACGTACATGATCTCCGAGGACGGGCCATAGAAGTAGTCGTTGTCTTTGGTGACGAATTTGCCGACCTCGTCGAGGAACAGGCCGAATCCGATTCCGCCGAGCAGGACGGCAATTGCGCGGACCGCGAACCCGATGAACATCCACCCGATCAACAGGGCGAACATCATCAGCGCGCCGCCGTAGAGCGCATGTGCGATGTGAAGGGTCTTACCACCGACCTGTGGGTAGTCGGTCACCTCCAGATACAGGCGGGTGAGCAGAATCGTCACGATGGCGATGATCATGAAAGCCTCGGCCGCGGTCGAACCGTATGCATCTCGCACGACACGCGAGCGGCGTCGAGGTACTTGCTGCGACGTAACGTCGGTGGTCACATCCACAGTATGTAGGTCGAGTGCACACCCGATCACTACTTCGGCGATCGACTCACCCTGTGCGTCACCGTTTGACAAATCCGTTTGCTGAAACTGCAATAGGTTCATGGCCAGCTCTGAAGCGGACATCGACGACATCATCGCAGCTGTGGGTCCACGGCTGAAGCGACTACGCGGCGAACGTGGCACCACGCTCGCCGCACTCGCCGAGACGACGGGAATCTCACTCAGCACGCTCTCCCGACTCGAATCCGGCGACCGTAAACCGAGCCTGGAGCTACTCCTCCCGATCGCCCGGGCACACCAGATCCCCTTGGACGAACTCGTCAGCGCACCGCCCGTGGAGGATCCGCGGGTGCGCTCGGCGCCGATCCGACGCGAGCATCTGACGATCCACCCCCTCACCCGACGCCCGGGTGGGATGCAGGCATACAAGCTCGTCGTCGATCCCGCGCGCACCGAACCCGATCCTCGTGTTCACGAGGGTTACGAATGGCTTTACGTTCTCAACGGCAGATTGAGATTGATACTCGGCGAACACGACATCGTCATGAAGCCGGGCGAGGCCGCGGAATTCGATACGCGTGTGCCCCATTGGTTCGGTGCGGTCGACGATCGGCCAGTGGAAATACTCAGTCTCTTCGGTCCCCAGGGCGAACGTATCCACATTCGAGCCAGGCCGTCGTAGCGACTTGGAACTCGTCCATGTACCTGTCGAGCGGGTGTGGGAGAGTGGGCGCGTCTGCGCAATGGGCAGCAGAACCGAACCAAACCAATAAGGAACTGTTCATGATCGATAGAAGTCCCGACACAATGACGTCTCGGGGACCAGCTTCACGCACCGATGTCGACATCGCGACGGGTGTTCTCGTCGGCGTTCGCGGTGGGAGTGTCGCGCGGGCAGTAGAGGATCTGTTCGCCACCGCCCGCGACAATCGCGTCAGCCTGTTCGAACTGTCCCGCACGGTGATCACCATCGCCGAGGGCAGGGACGGCGGTGAACCGGAAACGCGTCGGGTCGCCCTGGCCCGATGGGGAACTGCTCTCGCCACCCAGGAAGAACTGATCGGAAGCTAGCAACCTGCTGCGAAGGCGTGAAGAAGCGGTCAGCCGAACACGATGGCCAGAACCACCGAAGCCGACGTCGCAGCAATTGCCAAGATGATCAACGACGCCACTACCCGCTGCCGAATCGGACGACTTCGGTCGCTGTAGGTGCCGCTCGGACCGGGAAGGTCGTCGTCGAGAAAGTCGTCGGAATCGACGCCCACCTCGTCGAAATAGACCGTGTCGCGAGGTGGAACCCACTGTTGGCCGTTCGCGCGGATGGCCGAGGTCAAACGTTCGAGTCGAGCCTGCGCTGGGGCCGGGTAGAACTCGGACGGTGCGTTTATCGGTAGACCTCGTGCCAAGGAGATCGGCGACCGATAGCGCGCTTCCAGCGCTGCGAACGCAGCTGATGCGGTGGGATCGCCGTCTGCTTTCGATGTCAGGAACCAGGCGGCACCCGCTGCTGCACGTTCGCCCATCAGCAGATGGGTGTAGGCCAGTAGTTCCAGAATCGGCTGGGACGCAGGACTCGTACGAAGAGCCGCATACAGTCGATCTCGAGCGTGAGCATTGTCCCCACGCGCAAGATCACGCTGGGCTTCCTCGATCACATCCACAGCCCAAGCCTAGCGAGTTCGAGCCGGTGGGCACATTAAAGACGTGCCCGACGACCACGACACCCCAGCATTCGTCATGCTGGGGTGTCGTGGTCTTATCGCTGTCGAGGCTTCGCGAATACTCAGGCCTCGGCGTAGACCGTGCCTGGCCGCAGCATCAGTGCGAGAGCGATGGTAGCCGCCGTGCCGATGAGGATCACCACAACGACCAAGTTCAATCCATCGACCGTAGGTGCGATACTCCCCGCGATGGCCGACGATGCCAAGATTGCCGTCGCGATCGATGCGCCGATCCCCTGCCCGGCAGTTCGAACAACCGTATTCAAACCGGTTGCTTCGCTGGTGTTTTCGACCGGAACCGACTCGACGACGAGGTTCGGGAGCGCAGTGTAGGCGAACGATGTCGCGATGGACACGGTGACGACCATTGCGAACATCCCGAGCTTGGCGTCGTTGAACGCGTAGAGCAGCACCGCCGACACGGCATACATGAGGCCACCGATGAGCAGCGAAACGCGAGAACCCACCGTTCGCGAGAGACGCCCGCTCAACGGAGTGAAGGAGAAGCCCAGCACCGCGCCCGCAAGTGTCAGGGCCCCGGCCGCGCTGGGTGACATGCCGAGACCGAAAGAGCCACTGGACGGCGACTGCAGAACGATGGGGACGATCAAGTTGCTGATTCCGAAAGGACCGACCGCGAGGGTCAGCGTCGCGAGCATCGTCAACGCGAGCTTGCGATCGGTGAGCAGACGCACGTTCGCGATCGGATCTGTCACTCGAAGCTCCCACAGAACCCACAGCGCGAGAATGACCACACCGCCCACAAGCAGGCCGAGGGTCTTTCCATCGGTCCAACCCCATGAACTGCCCTTGGTGATACCCAGCAGGATTCCCGCGATGGCGGGCGCGAATGCGATGGTGCCGATCCAGTCGAGCTTCTGGGTGGTCCCGACGGGGGGAAGCCACGGAAGCACGAACACCACGAGCAGCAGCATGCACGTCGCATATACAGCCGCGACGATGAAGATCATGTGCCAGCTCGCGTAGTCGATCATCATGCCGGCAATGAAGGCCGATCCAGCACCGGCAGCCACGGCGGTACCCGAGATGACCGCGATCGCAACCGGGACCTTCACGTTGGGCAGATGCGCACGTGCCAGTCCGATGCACAGCGGGAGAATCGCACCTGCAACGCCTTGGATGGCGCGGCCACCGATGATCGCGCCCACACTGTCGCCGATGGCGCTGAACAACGAGCCGAACGTGGCGATAGCCAGGACGATGATCAAAACCCGCTCACGCCCGTACATATCACCGAGTCGTCCACACACCGCGGCGGAGGCAGCGGCAACCAGGAGGAATGCGGTCACTGCCCAGCCGACCGTCGCGGCGTCACTGTTGAAGTCTCTGATGATGGTCGGGATTGCAGCGAACACCATCGAGGTTTCGAACGCGCTGATGACCTCGATCAAACTGAGAACGAGGATGATCACCGCAGCCGAACGCTTTCTCGTGTAGCGGGCGGCCTGCGGCGCCGTCTTCTCAGGAGCCACTGGACCTGGAATCGTCGTCATCGACGCCCCCCGAGTGCGAGTAGTGAAACAGAAGAGGTCATCGCGCACGGGCGGCTTCGATCCTCGAACTCGAATCGAGTTGACTTGTCGTGCAGCATTTTTGGTCCTTGACTGCTCAGGAGGCGGCACATTCCCGCTCGGTGGAGCCAAAAAGTAGCAGTGGCCGACAGCACAATGGGCATGAATTCTCACTGGGTGAAAGTCCGACGGTTTCGGCGCCGCATTTCCGATCTCGCTCGCCCTCGACAATCGCGAGCATCCACCTGACGAGGAGACAGGCCTGAACAGTGAATAGAACCCGAAAAAGCCCCACTCGGATGAACCGAATGAGGCTGGGTACTGAAACTGTGGTGGCCAGGGCCGGGATCGAACCGGCGACCTTCCGCTTTTCAGGCGGACGCTCGTACCAACTGAGCTACCTGGCCGGGCGGCACCGGTGACAATGCCTTGTACTGATCTACGCAATTTGTACTGATCATGTAATTCGGTGTGAACACCGAACTTGCGACCCTGACGGGACTCGAACCCGCGACCTCCGCCGTGACAGGGCGGCGCGCTAACCAACTGCGCTACAGGGCCTTGCGTCGAACTCAACTAGCGCAAACATTAGCAGGTGATCAATCCGCTTCGAACCGCGCCAGCCTGCAAGAGACTGCTGTACTGCACACCGGATTGTCAATTCCGGCGATCGAACGTACCCCCTACGGGATTCGAACCCGCGCTACCGCCTTGAAAGGGCGGCGTCCTAGGCCGCTAGACGAAGGGGGCCCGCCGAACTGCTCGAACTTGCAGCTACTCGGAGTACGAGCTTCTACAATCTCGAACTGCTCTGACGTTACCCTCAACGGCATTCCGTTGGGAGCTTGGATAGCTTAGGGCACTTCTTCCGAAAAACTCAAACCGGCAGGTCAGAGGCGCTTTTTGTGGCCACCAGCGCTAGAGGTGGCCATCCGACACGTTGCCAGGTGTCCAACCACTGAGGTGTTGCCATCGCATAAAGGAGCACTTCGAGGGACTCTTGGAACAGCGCACGCAGCTCGGTGCTGTCCGAAACGAGATCGGCCATGAATCGCTGACCCGCAAGTGACGCGCTCAGCACCCTGGTGAATTTGTCAGGGTCGAACTCCGGCTTCAAGTCGCCCATTTCCTGGGCTTGGCGTGCCAATTCGTGTCCAGCCAGACCCCATGCTCGGCCGCTGCCGGTTTTGACCTCGCTATAGAACTCAGGTTCTACGATCAGCCGAAACTCGGCTCGAACTATCACGTCGGTCTGAAATCCGAGAGCGATGTCGTCGATAATGCCGCGAATGACTTCGAAGGGATGCAGCGTCGAGCCCTGCCACTTCTCGGTGATAGCGGTGTACCTCTCCAACGCAGCTACGAGCACTGCCCGGGCTAGATCTTCCTTCGATTGGAAGTGGAAGTACATCGCGCCCTTGGTGGCATTGGAGCCCTCGAGGATCGCATTGACGGACGCAGCCGCGTATCCACGTCGAGCGAACTCCGTCGCCGCAGCCTCGACGATCGCCGCTCTGGTCCTGCGTGCGCGCTCTTGTTGTGCCATTACTTTTCGTGCCTCCGAAAAAAGCGCTCTGCGTACCAGCAGTCCACACCGCTGATCGAGCGTACGTCACCAGGTCCTCGACAAAGCTGTTCATTGCCCCAGAAATGCCTGAGAAACCCAGAAAACAGACAAATCGACGACTAGAAACAAACAATCCGAGTGGTACGCTTCACCCGGCTCGAGTGCGCTGCAGGGGGTGCGCACTCGAGCCACTAGCTCATGCAGGGCAGGGTGCGCTCACCGCGAAGCACATACTTTACAAATAATACCCCACTGTAAGGCCCCGGACCGGTCAGTCGACTTGCCAACGGCCATCAGAGCCAATCACGGCGTTTGAAACTCCACCACAATCCTGTAGCCAGTCCGATCAGCAGCACAGTACTCAGCCAGAAGCCGAGAGCGCGGTCGTAACCAGGAAACGGAATGTTCTGACCGAAGTATCCCGTCACCCCGGTAGGTATGGCGATGATCGCCGCCCACGCCGTGAGCTTCTTCATGACCTCGTTCAACGAATTACCCTGCATTGCAAGACCTGTCGACAAAATGATCTCGATCGCATCACGAAGGCCGTCGACCCTCTCCGTCAGCCGAAGCGAATGATCGTACAAGTCTTGGTAATAGGGGGTGACTTCATTGTCGATCGGATGTCGGTTCGGCCTGAGCAAGCCCGCGCATACCTCGGCCATGGGCAGAACCACCCGGGAAGCAGCCACTACCGATCGGCGAACTACGAAGTTGCGCAACTGAATATCGCGAACCGGCAACCCCTCGTCGATCAAAGCATCCTCGATCGACTGCACATCCTCGTCCAATGAATCCACGACAGCGAAGTACCCGTCCATGACAGCGTCGAGAAACGACCACACCAGGTACCCCACCCCGTGGGCGATCATCGCAGACTCATCGTCCCAGCCGTCGAGAATGGTATTCAGAGCGAACGCCTCATTCGAACGAATCGTGATGAGGGCATTGCTCGTGACGAACATTCCGATTTCGGTTTCCTGAATCGAATCCTCTGCATCGAGCCGAAGTGACCTCGTATGCACGAGAAAGTGGTCACCGAATCGAACGAACCGTGGCCGCCGTCCGTGAGACAACGCTCCCTCCAGTGCCAGCGGATGGAGCTCGCGACCGCCGAGGATCTCCGCGACCCGAGACAGGTCCGCAGTCGTCGGCGCCAAAAGGTCGAACCACAGAACAGCGTCAGGGTCCGCGCTCCACTTACGGAGCGCTTCCTCGTTCGGGTCCCTCACTTCCAATGCGCCGTGCCGGTAGATGCGACCACGCGTGGCGCAGTCGATTGCACCGTGATCTTCGGTACTACGAATCACATTCGACTCCCTCTATCTACCTGACATCTGATGGTGACTCCATGATGCACCGGTGATCACGCGCGGGCTTTCATCTGGTTCGAGTCCCAACATGACACACCGCTGAAGGCCTTCGGTTCAATGCTTTTCGGTGACCACTCTCCATGCAACGGCGTTGGTGGACTTCTTCGAAGAGTTATCCACCCGACTTCCGGTCTCGAAAAGAATCGGATAACAATCCGAACTCGACCCGGCGCTGCCCACTCGCGTCGCCGAAATCGAACATAGTGTGATTCAGAGCACACAAAGCTGATCGTGGACGACGAATTCGGGTGACAGCATGGTTGTCAAAGAACTCTTACATCGTTCGGCAGGAATACTTCTCACAGCAGCACTGATCGCTGCGTATCCGTGGTCGGTCAGCGCCGACCCCGTGACGGACTTCGTCACGCCGAAGCAAGATCCCGCATCTGCCGCGGCCACTCCACTCTCGGACCCATGGTTCGACGCGCCTGCCGGATACGAGAATTCGAGCCCTGGAGCCATCCTCGGCACCCGTCCGGTGAATGTCGGCCCACTGATCACACCGGTGACCTCCACCCAGATCCTCTTTCGATCCACCGATTCCAAGGACCGACCCGTCGCGGCAGCGACCACCGTGATCGTGCCCACCGCCCCGTGGACCGGCAAGGGTAGTCGACCTGTCGTCGCCTACAACATGGCAATAGATTCACTGGGCAACACGTGCGCGCCGTCATGGACACTCCCTCGGGGTATAGCACCAGAAATCGTTGCAGTGCAACTCTTCCTGGGCAAGAATTATGCGGTGGTGGTCACCGACCACCAAGGTCCCCGGCAGGCATATGCCGCCGGACGGATAGCCGGACACGCAGTCCTCGATGCCTTGCGAGCAATGGTCGCTATACCGCAGTTGGGGCTCGACAAGGAGTCTCCGATCGCTGTAACCGGCTATTCCGGGGGCGCAATCGCATCCGGCTGGGCCGCACAACTCGCACCGTCCTACGCCCCGGAAGTGAACATCGTCGGTACCGCGTTCGGCGGTGCGCCGATCGACTACCGCATCCTGCTCGGATCCATGAACGGAACCAATGCAGCATCGACCTTGTTTCTCTCCGCCGCACTCGGCGTCGCCCGCGAATATCCGGAAATGTTCCAACTCATGAACGCGA
This region of Rhodococcus sp. PAMC28707 genomic DNA includes:
- a CDS encoding ScbR family autoregulator-binding transcription factor; the protein is MAQQERARRTRAAIVEAAATEFARRGYAAASVNAILEGSNATKGAMYFHFQSKEDLARAVLVAALERYTAITEKWQGSTLHPFEVIRGIIDDIALGFQTDVIVRAEFRLIVEPEFYSEVKTGSGRAWGLAGHELARQAQEMGDLKPEFDPDKFTRVLSASLAGQRFMADLVSDSTELRALFQESLEVLLYAMATPQWLDTWQRVGWPPLALVATKSASDLPV
- a CDS encoding lipase family protein encodes the protein MVVKELLHRSAGILLTAALIAAYPWSVSADPVTDFVTPKQDPASAAATPLSDPWFDAPAGYENSSPGAILGTRPVNVGPLITPVTSTQILFRSTDSKDRPVAAATTVIVPTAPWTGKGSRPVVAYNMAIDSLGNTCAPSWTLPRGIAPEIVAVQLFLGKNYAVVVTDHQGPRQAYAAGRIAGHAVLDALRAMVAIPQLGLDKESPIAVTGYSGGAIASGWAAQLAPSYAPEVNIVGTAFGGAPIDYRILLGSMNGTNAASTLFLSAALGVAREYPEMFQLMNANGLRLAQIAKDMCVYLLAPGGLVAPIPVQALSDIPNVDRTPIAEEIIAQTRMGGDLAPSAPVFIYQGQQEFWIPRQGAETLYDEWCAHGSDVRLEEYLGEHMTVAVSGLPAAHAWIDERLAGTPAPRGCSSFGK
- a CDS encoding ANTAR domain-containing protein, with the protein product MIDRSPDTMTSRGPASRTDVDIATGVLVGVRGGSVARAVEDLFATARDNRVSLFELSRTVITIAEGRDGGEPETRRVALARWGTALATQEELIGS
- a CDS encoding DUF6584 family protein, whose amino-acid sequence is MDVIEEAQRDLARGDNAHARDRLYAALRTSPASQPILELLAYTHLLMGERAAAGAAWFLTSKADGDPTASAAFAALEARYRSPISLARGLPINAPSEFYPAPAQARLERLTSAIRANGQQWVPPRDTVYFDEVGVDSDDFLDDDLPGPSGTYSDRSRPIRQRVVASLIILAIAATSASVVLAIVFG
- a CDS encoding pseudouridine synthase, which encodes MARAPLPLRDGLGPTRIRMPDTETFPTVVDYLVDRFPHDERRLREKVAAREVVNAAGVPLDPNSPLVPRSDIYLYRDPPLEPVVPFPIDILHHDRDLLVIDKPHFLATMPRGAYIARSALVLLRRELGLPDLSPAHRLDRLTAGVLIFTVRPEVRRAYQELFAQRVVTKVYHAVARFDPALELPLTLRSRMIKVRGVLRAEEVPGEPNAETHVELTDHNLRHGLYTLRPTTGRTHQLRLHMNSLGVPILGDNFYPDFYDVAGDDYSHPLQLLARSIEFRDPFTETIRTFASTRTLELPSGA
- a CDS encoding MFS transporter, producing the protein MTTIPGPVAPEKTAPQAARYTRKRSAAVIILVLSLIEVISAFETSMVFAAIPTIIRDFNSDAATVGWAVTAFLLVAAASAAVCGRLGDMYGRERVLIIVLAIATFGSLFSAIGDSVGAIIGGRAIQGVAGAILPLCIGLARAHLPNVKVPVAIAVISGTAVAAGAGSAFIAGMMIDYASWHMIFIVAAVYATCMLLLVVFVLPWLPPVGTTQKLDWIGTIAFAPAIAGILLGITKGSSWGWTDGKTLGLLVGGVVILALWVLWELRVTDPIANVRLLTDRKLALTMLATLTLAVGPFGISNLIVPIVLQSPSSGSFGLGMSPSAAGALTLAGAVLGFSFTPLSGRLSRTVGSRVSLLIGGLMYAVSAVLLYAFNDAKLGMFAMVVTVSIATSFAYTALPNLVVESVPVENTSEATGLNTVVRTAGQGIGASIATAILASSAIAGSIAPTVDGLNLVVVVILIGTAATIALALMLRPGTVYAEA
- a CDS encoding magnesium transporter CorA family protein, translated to MIRSTEDHGAIDCATRGRIYRHGALEVRDPNEEALRKWSADPDAVLWFDLLAPTTADLSRVAEILGGRELHPLALEGALSHGRRPRFVRFGDHFLVHTRSLRLDAEDSIQETEIGMFVTSNALITIRSNEAFALNTILDGWDDESAMIAHGVGYLVWSFLDAVMDGYFAVVDSLDEDVQSIEDALIDEGLPVRDIQLRNFVVRRSVVAASRVVLPMAEVCAGLLRPNRHPIDNEVTPYYQDLYDHSLRLTERVDGLRDAIEIILSTGLAMQGNSLNEVMKKLTAWAAIIAIPTGVTGYFGQNIPFPGYDRALGFWLSTVLLIGLATGLWWSFKRRDWL
- a CDS encoding XRE family transcriptional regulator is translated as MASSEADIDDIIAAVGPRLKRLRGERGTTLAALAETTGISLSTLSRLESGDRKPSLELLLPIARAHQIPLDELVSAPPVEDPRVRSAPIRREHLTIHPLTRRPGGMQAYKLVVDPARTEPDPRVHEGYEWLYVLNGRLRLILGEHDIVMKPGEAAEFDTRVPHWFGAVDDRPVEILSLFGPQGERIHIRARPS